The proteins below are encoded in one region of Ephemeroptericola cinctiostellae:
- a CDS encoding hydrogen peroxide-inducible genes activator, with product MTLTELRYVVALAREKHFGRAAQAAFVSQPTLSVAIKKLEQELGAVLFERSMQDVHTTVLGERVVAQAHLILNQVSALKELVKQGQDPTVGALKVGIIYSIAPYLLPQLMPQMMREHAAMPLIVQENYTHILLERVKQGVLDAAIVALPVNDVGLSIAALYDESFYVAVSKKHPLAKQKSVSSDALSEEALLVLGVGHCFREQVLQATPRAQMFRIEQDGMQKAFEGTSLETLRHMAASGLGITVLPALAVPEKSSNDPLKYLPFEQPAPTRRVVLVWRKHYSRAEACEALAQTIRVCGLIDVHVL from the coding sequence ATGACCCTCACTGAATTGCGTTATGTCGTCGCATTGGCTCGCGAAAAACATTTTGGTCGCGCGGCACAAGCGGCATTCGTCAGTCAGCCCACTTTGTCGGTGGCGATTAAAAAATTGGAGCAAGAGCTGGGGGCTGTGCTGTTTGAACGCAGCATGCAAGATGTGCACACCACCGTTTTGGGTGAGCGCGTGGTGGCGCAGGCGCACCTTATTTTGAATCAAGTGTCTGCACTTAAAGAGTTGGTCAAGCAAGGTCAAGACCCGACCGTTGGTGCGTTAAAAGTGGGCATTATTTACAGCATTGCACCGTATTTATTGCCACAGCTCATGCCGCAGATGATGCGAGAGCATGCGGCCATGCCTTTGATTGTGCAAGAAAACTACACCCATATTTTGCTCGAACGGGTTAAACAAGGGGTGCTGGATGCGGCCATTGTGGCATTGCCTGTGAATGATGTGGGTTTGAGCATTGCGGCGTTGTACGATGAATCATTTTATGTGGCGGTGTCAAAAAAACACCCGCTGGCCAAGCAAAAGAGCGTCAGCAGTGACGCACTCAGCGAGGAGGCCTTGTTGGTGCTGGGTGTCGGGCATTGTTTTCGTGAACAAGTGCTGCAAGCCACGCCGCGTGCGCAAATGTTCCGTATTGAGCAGGATGGCATGCAAAAAGCCTTTGAAGGCACATCGTTGGAAACACTGCGCCACATGGCGGCGAGTGGTTTGGGCATCACGGTTTTACCTGCTTTGGCGGTGCCTGAGAAGAGCAGCAACGATCCGTTGAAATACCTCCCTTTTGAGCAACCAGCACCGACCCGCCGTGTGGTTTTGGTGTGGCGTAAGCATTATTCTCGGGCTGAAGCATGTGAGGCTTTGGCTCAAACGATTCGTGTGTGTGGATTGATAGATGTGCATGTGTTATAG
- the recG gene encoding ATP-dependent DNA helicase RecG, producing the protein MTCLQSFSPSLKITPKLAEKLDKLGLRTDQDVLLHIPLRYEDETHITPVADLRLGVFAQAQVTVVAQSVQFRGRRSLLVTTMDAAEDTLVLRFLNFYPNTTATLKEGALVRVQGEPRMGHHGVEMVHPRFQGVREETPLSEHLSPVYPTTEGLSQGAMRKLMAKAMAEVSLPEILPEQILDDSWPTLNEAVRLLHAPPPDVNPSALTERDHPAWSRIKFEELLAQQISLTKAKLKRAAEHAPPLLARNDVFSRFVAQLPFALTGAQQRAWALIAHDVTQGVPMHRLLQGDVGSGKTVVAGLACAQCVAAGFQAAVMAPTEILAEQLFEKLRGWFEPLGMRVVWLASSVKKKDKQTTYEAIRENQAHVVVGTHALIQEAVQFYNLGLAVIDEQHRFGVMQRLELRHKMRDNVSMQARSAENNGVKYSEHAPHQLMMSATPIPRTLALSYFADLDVAVIDELPPNRTPIITKLIDQVRRGDVVDKVARDVSLGRQVYWVCPLIEESETLELQTAIDTHATLVTMLPDVRIGLVHGRLSAAEKRAVMQAFVAHELDVLVATTVIEVGVDVANASVMVIEHAERFGLAQLHQLRGRVGRGATQSTCILLYEKPLSATAKSRLKTMYETTDGFEVARQDLLLRGAGEFLGTRQSGLPLLRFADIEKDIELLELARDAAAWLLKHNPDAADAHLQRWLAQREHYLAG; encoded by the coding sequence GTGACCTGCCTTCAATCTTTTTCTCCTTCTCTCAAAATCACCCCCAAGCTCGCTGAAAAGCTTGATAAGCTTGGTTTGCGCACAGATCAAGACGTTCTTTTGCACATTCCATTGCGTTATGAGGATGAGACCCACATCACGCCTGTGGCGGATTTGCGCTTGGGGGTGTTTGCGCAAGCTCAAGTGACGGTGGTGGCGCAGTCGGTGCAGTTTCGTGGGCGGCGGTCGTTGTTGGTGACGACAATGGATGCCGCGGAAGACACGTTGGTGTTGCGGTTTTTGAATTTTTATCCAAACACGACAGCGACGCTGAAAGAGGGTGCATTGGTGCGTGTGCAGGGTGAGCCAAGAATGGGGCATCATGGCGTGGAAATGGTGCATCCGCGTTTTCAGGGGGTACGCGAAGAGACGCCGTTATCAGAACATTTGTCGCCCGTGTACCCAACGACGGAAGGTTTGTCGCAGGGGGCGATGCGTAAATTGATGGCAAAGGCAATGGCTGAAGTCAGCTTGCCTGAAATTTTGCCTGAGCAAATTTTAGATGACAGTTGGCCAACGTTGAACGAGGCGGTGCGTTTGCTGCATGCCCCACCACCCGATGTGAACCCTTCGGCTTTGACTGAGCGCGATCATCCTGCATGGTCGCGGATTAAATTTGAAGAGCTGTTGGCGCAGCAGATTTCTTTGACCAAGGCCAAGCTGAAGCGTGCGGCAGAACATGCGCCGCCATTGTTGGCGCGGAATGATGTGTTCAGTCGTTTTGTGGCGCAGCTGCCTTTTGCTTTGACGGGGGCGCAGCAGCGGGCCTGGGCGTTGATTGCGCATGACGTGACTCAGGGTGTGCCGATGCACCGTTTATTGCAAGGCGATGTGGGTTCGGGTAAAACGGTGGTGGCGGGTTTGGCGTGTGCCCAGTGCGTGGCGGCGGGCTTTCAGGCGGCGGTGATGGCACCGACGGAGATTTTGGCTGAGCAGTTGTTTGAAAAACTGCGCGGTTGGTTTGAGCCGCTCGGCATGCGTGTGGTGTGGCTTGCATCCAGTGTGAAAAAGAAAGATAAGCAGACGACCTACGAAGCCATTCGCGAGAACCAAGCCCATGTTGTTGTGGGGACGCATGCGTTGATTCAAGAGGCGGTGCAGTTTTATAATTTGGGCTTGGCGGTGATCGATGAGCAGCACCGTTTTGGCGTGATGCAACGGCTTGAATTGCGCCACAAAATGCGCGACAACGTGAGCATGCAGGCACGTTCGGCTGAAAACAATGGTGTTAAATATAGTGAGCATGCACCGCATCAACTGATGATGAGCGCCACACCGATTCCTCGAACGTTGGCGCTGTCGTATTTTGCCGATTTGGATGTGGCGGTGATTGATGAATTGCCGCCAAATCGAACGCCAATCATCACCAAATTGATCGATCAGGTGCGACGGGGTGATGTGGTCGATAAAGTGGCGCGTGATGTGTCGCTGGGGCGGCAGGTGTATTGGGTGTGCCCATTGATTGAAGAGTCGGAAACCTTGGAGTTGCAAACGGCAATCGACACCCATGCCACTTTGGTGACCATGTTGCCCGATGTGCGAATTGGCTTGGTGCATGGGCGTTTGAGTGCCGCTGAAAAACGTGCCGTCATGCAGGCTTTTGTTGCGCACGAATTGGATGTGTTGGTGGCGACCACGGTGATTGAGGTGGGGGTGGATGTGGCAAATGCCTCGGTGATGGTGATTGAGCATGCGGAACGTTTTGGTTTGGCACAACTGCATCAATTGCGTGGACGCGTTGGGCGTGGCGCCACCCAAAGCACGTGCATTTTATTGTACGAAAAACCATTGTCGGCCACGGCGAAGTCGCGCCTAAAAACCATGTATGAAACCACCGATGGTTTCGAGGTGGCACGGCAAGATTTGCTGTTGCGTGGAGCGGGTGAGTTTTTGGGCACGCGTCAATCTGGCTTGCCTTTGTTGCGTTTCGCCGACATTGAAAAAGACATCGAGCTGCTTGAATTGGCACGCGATGCCGCGGCGTGGCTGCTTAAACACAATCCAGATGCAGCCGATGCACATTTACAACGCTGGTTGGCGCAGCGTGAACATTATTTGGCGGGTTAG